Sequence from the Seriola aureovittata isolate HTS-2021-v1 ecotype China chromosome 6, ASM2101889v1, whole genome shotgun sequence genome:
GCCCATAGACTTAAAATAGGACTAAGATCACCATAGCCCTAAGATGCTTTTGGGAAATAGTATCCATCTAGTGACGCACtatgacaataaaataatttatccAGGAAGGGTTGAacatattcttttttctttgaaatgtgcaaatagtttattatttattagtcaCCAGTCTCTTGGATCATATCAATATCCATGTTTCATCAGGAtgaactttatttgttttcacttttcttaactaagttacaaagtgctttaaagGGGAAACAAAATTAGCTAAGACAAGTAGTGTCGGACAAAAGACAATTAAGTCATAGAGGATTCCTGTTGTCTAAACATCCTGTTTTCTAAACTATCTTCAAATAGAACTCACTTGACCCTTTTCAGATCTAAAAGTTGAATCTCATGACTTGAAATCCCATGATCTGTGGCTCACAAAAGGTTGATTTGTTCAGACTTTTATGTCATGTTTGGTGTCATCACATTAGAAAtccatatttactttttatttattgactgaGGACATAGTCTCCTATATCtgtattagattagattagtttATCATAACTGAATACCCAGAggatacattttcatttgaatcttTGCAGTGTGTTTACGCATGCAGCTGTTAAACACTCCACTAGAGGGAGACAATTGCCTGTGAAGTTACTCaatcaaacatgttttgctGGAGTTTGTACAGAAAACACGCTGCTGTTGCATCATTTAATTTCCTCCTGCCATATGACGTTAGCAATGCTGAAATAGAAGTTATGCAattgactcttttttttcttttgtgatttgTTGAGAGCTTTGTAAtttgtttctgtaaaatgtgtagaaaattcaaattaaaagggAATAATAGAGGAATCATCatgacacaaaaaaatgttgtaaatgtatACAGTGATAAAAGAGTCAGTCAACTAACCAATTAGCTGACTAACAGAAAATATATCACATATTAATCACACATTTGCTGGCGCCATCTATACAATGTAaggatttgcttcttttttatgtttcacaGTTGGCAGTTTTGTACAGTTGGCCAGAtgaaacaagacatctgaaatCATTGCCTTGTGATCTAAGAACTTATGATGAGCATTTTCCACTATTTTGACTTTTCGTAGAAAGAACTATTTATCCATTACGCAAATAAATAATTAGCatattaactgataatgaaaataattagttgcagcccttgtTGATGGGTCAAGGGCACAAATCTCTGAGGTCGTCTacagtatcattattattattattgtgtttattattactattaaattattattatcattattctcTTCAGTGCTCTTTTCTCATTCACTTAAAGATTATCATTGGGCCAAACCCATGTTATTTTTAAGTACTTGAGGTAATACCAATAATATTCCTACTGACATTATTTCAGTCTGCACAGCTGATTTTAACCACAGTATGACAAATCCTGACTAGTAATAGTGTTGAAATGATACACTGGCATTCAGTCAATTCAGCAGAAGTCATTTTTTATCTCCAGGGAAACCATGAGGTGACTTacaggagctgcagctcttGCAGCAGGTTGCATCAGTCTCATCAGATTGGGCCCAAATTGCTGCGAAGAGCGCCCCTACAGCCACTCTCTCAGCATGACTAATGCAAGGTGAAACTACCGtcacatttcagtgtgtgtgtgtgtgtgtgtgtgtgtgtgtgtgtgtgtgaggagacaACTGAGCTCATATTTACCATCAGCCAAGGACATATGTGACATAGTCAGCTCAGATATCAGGGAGTGTTACTGATAAAAGGATTTACAGCACTGAATCAGATGAAACAGCCTCAGCCGAGAGATAAGACTGAGTTAATATGAAACTAGTGATACAGGAGAACGTCAGGGAAAGTACAGTTGTTTTCACTTGAGCCTTCCTGGctttatgaaaaaatatcaagatGTTACAGAAACCAGACAGACGAGTGTGTagttcaaaacattttattgcattttttttaaatttttttttagaaaaacaatacaaaaatcTGCAACTGTCATAAATGTTGCCTTGAGTGAACTGCAATCATTCACATGGTACAGTAAAGTgcttattttaaatcaaaattctTTTTGTACTTAAAGGatgtatttatttcagatttcttCCCAATGAACACAGTGGGTTTGGGGTGATTCAGACagtgttaaaaatcaaaaaaaattgTTGGAGGACTATCAATTTAGACAGAATAACCCCACACCATGTCCATGAAATGAACTgttcataaaacatttgatcaGTGTTGCTGGATTGTAAATGCTTTTGCCTTAGGGCTACATTCAAATTGTGGGGAGGTTGATGAACTGTCCATTTgaataaatgactgaatgaattttAACACTTCCTTACGTCAAAATGACATACAATATAAAAGTTGGTAGCTTAAAGATATCATTTTGTCCCATTATCCCCAATAAAAGGCAGTCCAGAAAGCTACTGCCATTTGACAAAAAGTAGAAATGGTCATGACCAAGAAAACTCTCATATACCATTCAGGATATCACAGAGTATGGCCAAAGTCTGTGCGTTTCTGAGTATCCAACCCTATCAAAAAGTAGGGACTAACTTGTGTGATGCTCAAAGGGGAGAAAAAGGCAGAATACTGAACTGTATAGGTATTTTAAAACCCCAAGATTGCCTTGATCATCAGCTTAATGCTTTGAGATTACTGATAGCAAAGTAGTTTCCCAAATGGAGAAGAAACAGCTGCATACACAAATTCAAGTAAGTCTTATTATAAGACATAAAACCCCATAACGATGCATCTGTAGAAAGGTATTTTTAGAACTATTACAGTGTCCTAGTATCAACATAATGGGTCCTTTGACACCATTTCCAGAGTACCGTCGCTGCAGTGCTGGCAACAGGACATGGACAATCAGAAGTTCCCCACTTCTCACTGCTAGGTGATGGATCACATATTCAATGTCATGACTTGAACCCTCTTTGGTGAAATGGCTACAGTGTTGTGAGACCACCTCATCACCAGTCCATTACCTGTCAGTCTTAGAATGAGCTTTAACTTAAtctgaacaataacaaaaaaaaagattattgcCAAAtcttacatttataaaaaaataaaataataaaaaaaaaaaaaaaatttaaaacttGCCTTCACTGGGCATGAACGCTCCAGATGAACTTAAACTCTTCTTTCGATCTTCCCACCTCATACACCACATActgaacttttaaaaaacacaaaacataaaaaaaaaaaaaaaaaaaaaaaaaaaaaaaaaaaagaaaaaaacttaaagGAAAACATCCGGTGTTTCACCTGAACTGAACAGCACCTGCATGGAAATCACCACATAGAAAATAGAAGCTTATTAACAGCCATACAAAAAAGGGGAGGGGTagagggggagaagaaaaaaagaataaaaaaaaataaaataatcagtgtGGCACATTGACATGGAGTTctcaaacatcaaaaataaagtaAACTTAATACAGCTACACATCCTtggaagacttttttttgtcgtttttctttttgtggaatgtttttccttttttttaatgtttctttttagaAAAATCTCATCTGTCTTATTTTGTAATGAGAAtttataatgtcatttttaaatggGTGTGTCTcatgaaaaacaagacaatggtGACCCCTGGAAAAGAAATGATGGtccaaataaatatatttgatcAATAAATGACACTGATCACATTGGCCAAAATGTGCTTTTCAAACTCCTGATAGGAGCTTTAACCTTTACTACCAAGATATTTAAGGTTAAGTCTTATGCATAAATTgagttgaagaaaaaaaaaaaaaaaaaaaattggtatgaaaaaggaaaaaacaaaacagaaaaaaaaaaaatacaagttcTGGTTGTGGCAAGGGGACATGTCTTGATTTCTCTACAGTGAAAGTAACAATGACCCAGTTTCACTTGCCAgttaacatactgtatagtcAGCCTCTACCAACATACCAGGTATACTTCAGAGCAAGCTCAGAAGTCTTATTTTGGGGCAGGCATGCATCATAGTTTAATTTAATACCATTAGACTTGCCTGATGGTGTCATaaacactatatatatatataacaaacTGTATGAATTGGTGCAACAGTAAGTCATGGCTGGCTGGGTACAGACAAACATTCTTTGCTTTCAGAGCATTAAGTGCATGGCCACCAGGCTGGATGAGTGTGTTTCATCTCAGACATTTACAGAGGAGGCTCAGTTGTGAGGAATTTGTcttaaatgaaggaaaaaaaaaaatctttgatgaGTCCCCAGCCACACAATGGACCGCACCAGGCACGGACAGCATTGGCTTACAGCCCTTCCAGCCCCTTATACTGAATCCCTTCGAGACAGGAACAGCCTTCATCTTGGCATATTGCATAAGCTTGTACGTATCTGCAGATGGACCAttcatgcatacacatacaggCAAAGAGAACATTCCAGATAACTTAATTCACAGTGGATCCAGTTGTAACGTGGGAGCAGCACAACAGGTTGTCCTTTGGTGTCTGAGCTTAGTTTCGAAGATAAGTGTTCTGATTTCTTCTGAACTGAGttgtatgaaaaaaagaacataacaaaaatacttctctctctcccaaaTCATTAACTGGCCCTCCTCCCCAACCTGGACGAgcacatatttgtgtgtttgctatATGCAGGCCCTGGGCTAATGTGCTTCAGAAGTGCTGCAGAAGGGCAGAAGGCATTTAGAGGAAGGGCTGCAAGCAGCATCTCCCTTTACAGAGAGGCAATAAAGCCTGAATGGCAGAGGAACCAAGGCCAGCTAGAGTCAAAGAGAGGGGCCAGAACTGGGGAGGGAGAGTCTCAGGGGAGTCTTAGATCTGGACTTGAATCTTAACGGAAGGTTGGAGGTCAGGGCTGACCAACTTCAGGCACAGTCTCCCACAATAACCAGAGGGGCCAAGAGCTGACggagctctgcagcagagacaggcCCTCCCTTGGGCTGGCTGCCTCGCTGCCTGCGCCTGGCCAGCTTGGAGttggaaggaggagagaggcgCATAGAAGAGCCAGTAGCAGTAACAACAAACGgggcttcctgctgctgctgatcttCCATGCCATCCTGTTCAGCCAGCTGCCGATTCACAGCCATGGCTTTGTCAGCAAAGAATGTCAGATCCCTGGCATTGCTGGTTCTAATGGACAAGAATAGGagacaaaaacagtcaaaatgtGAACAACGTACATATTTTAAGTTGCCAATATATCAGTGTCAGAGGGAATAGAATCTTCTGTAGCTGTAACTCTAATGCTTTCTCACCTTTGATGCAAGATGGATGTTGGCAAAGTGTCAGACGCACCCTGAATGAAAAAGATAGATATGTTTATTGGCTAGAAACAAACTCTTAAACCACAACATgagaaatgtgtaaaaaaaatatgagcagATGGCTTGGTGGTTTTAGACTTACCCCCTGCACCCAGGGGTGCTGCAGCACCTGGCTGGCACTCAGGCGGTTTTTGGCATCCCGAACCAGAAGTTTGGATATTAGGTCTTTGGCACTTGAGGAGATATGAGCCCAGTCTTTCTCTGGAAACTCGTATTTTCCTTCCTGGATACTCTCAAATAAAGTGTTCTGAAAATggacacacatttatttatttatttatttatttttaaaatcaattatcTTGACCTGAATGGAGAAGATTGATAGTGCTCAAGTTTCACTCATGTCCTGCAAGATATAGGAAGGGTGAAGGACTAAATGAGTGTGTCAAATTCTTACCTGGCAGGTGTGGCAGGGCTCCCCTAATTCCCAACCACAGTCACCACCACAGCGGCCTACAAATGGTGGGTAGCCACTCAGCATGATGTAGAGGATGACTCCAAGGCTCCACAGGTCACAGCGCTTGTCATAAATTGTAGCCTCCTCACTGAAGGCCTCAACCACCTCAGGTGCCATGTACTCTGCTGAACCACACTgtgaaaagacatgaaaaaacaaaacaaaaaaaacaaaacagtggtTCAGTTTGTCAGGCTGGAGGGTGacaagtggaaaaaacaaactacagcagaaaaaaagtaaaaaagaaacacaggttCCTTGGTTCCTTTTGGCTGCTATCCACATTCCTTCATTCAGCTGATACCTCGTGGTTGAAACTCTAAAGCCTCTGGGGCAGCCTATGTGACAGTCACATGCTTATCTGCCGTGATGATTTGTTCAAAATGTACTATATAGCTATTCTAGCCTCTCTTCATGTTTTGAAGACACAAAGTAGGAACGTTGTGTACAATTGCATATCAAGGGTAGAGAAAGACGGCTGAGCTATAATGAGGCAGGTTAGTGTGGGTAGGTAACAGCAGTGAGTCACTGCTATGACCATCCAGCTGTACACAAGCCAGGCTGAACTGGCTGACGGCAAGGATAGGCTCAGCTCTGATGGTGCCTTGTTATGTAGCTAAGAAAAAAATTAGGCCAAACACTGAGCAGGGAAAAGAGGATTGGCTGTCCTGCAGAGACTGGGCTGAGCCCTTGCCAGTTACATAActtggaaacacaaacaccaaatgCTGTTTTAATACATAAGGAACAGAAAAGAGGAGCAGGTCGCTAGTTCAACAGGACACAGATATTAATGGataagacattttaatgctgcCTTATTCTATTAACTTAATAACATTTATACATATGAAGTGAACCCTGTTTCACTTCAAGAGTTGGGATTCTTCGAAATGTGTAGAGGGTGTCCTAACAGACAGCATCTGGTATAAATTCTGAGAACCTGCTCTGAGAATACGTGTTCGTTCATCCATCCTTTGAtcagttatttttaaaactaTAGTATACAGCAATGCACATTTTGAAGTATTTGTAAAACCTGCATCCTGACAAACCTACTGGCCTATATCCTTCTTCCATCTGTGGAGGTGCATGTTTACATTGAGCAGGCATCTATTGTGTTCCAGTGCTATATCCCAGCTGTCTCCTaactccacctccaccccactGCACCCTTATGTAATGAAATTTGCTGCACAGGAATCTCAGACAAAGCTGCTTCAGTCGGAGAGAAAACCCCAACCCCCACATTTCCACCAACAACATCGTGTCTGGGGCGACTGCCTCCACAGACAAGCTTACAGGATTCAGGCCAAATACtgctgccacacacagacaaataaaaagacacaagcACAAAGGATATTTTTGCCTACCAAGGTGCCCTAAAACTGAAATGCAATTTGATAGCTGTGCTATCAAAAACAGCTATCAGGGCTAATCTTGTTTAAAAGCCACCCAAACACACTGCCAATCAAAGACAATTAAAGATTAAAAGCCTGTCCAGGACTGCCTGCAACTGTGACCAAtaagagctgagagagagaaaaaaaaaaaaaaaaaaaaaaaaaaaaaaaaaaaaggggtaaACAGCAATCATGGCTCTGGCACAGCCTCAAATCTAAACTCACATTTGTTcttcctgtgctgctgttgcaaACACCTTGTGCACTTGCATCAGTCACATCCTCCTCAAACCTTCCTGTAAGATGCAGATAGTCAGCTCATCAGCTGCTGTTATCACAGGGTTGGTTGGTATTGCAACCTTGGGGCTTTCCTGAAACCATGTGACTAGTCAGACCATATAGATAGCACTGATGACGCAcacctctgctgtttgtcaACTACAGGATTATCTGAAGTGGCTTAAGGAAGGGGACCTGTTCTGTCATTATGCAGCTGTACCTGCATCTGTGACATGAACAAATAACTGATGCGGTTCCTTTAATTCTTTTTAACTGTCTAAGCTGCTGGTGTGAAGTGCCTTCGTGTTACAGTTCCATCCAGTTCACTACTGCTGCACATGAGCATTGACATTTGAACAGTCAGATTTATTTCATGCTGAGCAGATGAGCAGGCAGTCACTTGTGCAGTGTTCTTAGTAAACTAAAATTAGCCGTTTCCTAGAAAAGGTCCTTCTCCCGTTCCCTGCATTCCTGGTGCTTATACTGGAGAGCACAAATACATTCACAATAAACATTTGTTACAGCCCTTCGATAAAGTTGATTCAATGGGATCAGGAACTTGAGCAATAAATGCGCAACCACATTATATTGTGCAACAGCAACTGTAGGAATGTGGGCAAATGAGGGGGCAGGGTGAGAGTGCCAATAGTGAGATGAAAATCAGATAACATTGTTCCTGTGATCAAGGCAAAGAAAACAAGCCAGAGCGCATGAGCAGACTGGGTATTTGTCCCTCCCAGTtaccctccccctcccactgTTTAGCCAATCACATCTCAGTTGCTAGGTgtagggtgggggggggactAAAATTTCTAGAACAAACCTTATGCACAGCCTTTGTATAAAGAACATAAAGAAAGCGCAGACCAGCACAAGCCATGGTTGGGGCCACTGGGCGGAGACTAAACAGAGAGAGGGtggatgtttttctctctcataccacagagagaaaaagggaaatgggtttgtgtgttttggttttattgtaaCTTCTTCATACCATAGGACACGGAGCTTGCAAAAGTCACAATGTGTTCCCTGCAGCCTTATTACATTCCAAGGCTATCACATTGTGTCTTGTCCTCAGGGATCAACTTTTCTTCCACTGACAATCCTTGTATTGGCTCAAGTCATGTGGTTACGTGCAAAAACCGGCCATTTAATAattatgaaaacatgaagacaaactAATAGGAACACACCACTGCACCAAACAGACAATCATTCAGGCCCAGCTTTGAAATCCATGTAGTCTAAACACGTGAGGCCACTTGGCCCCAAAACTATCTCCCCTTCAAATAGTCCAGGGATGGGCTCTCTGTCCATTAGTTCTGCTAGAGGAAGATGAAGTTACCAGTGTAGAAAACCCCCTACCCATCCACCACATTCCTGCAGGCTAAACCACTATCCTTCACCTGCTCTGATCCATCTGTCCAGCCCCCCCAGacaaccaacagacagagtATGTGTTGACACAAGTGGAAAGCTTGCCAGTTCAACTTTACCATTCCTCTTTAAGGTTGCAAATGTTCCACTTTACTGGGCACTGTTCAGAGGATTTGCTTTGTGTTGTGACGACAGCAGGAGGGTTAAACAGCCATAACCCCCCAAACTCATATTTGCGACTGATAAGCAACAGGACGTGGTCATTAAACTGAGGGATATCTATCGTTGCTTATACTTCAACATGATAAGGGAGGGTAAATGCTGCCAGGCAGGGACATTCAGGAAGCAATCCATGGCATCATTTCAGAGAAACTGTCCAACACTGAACTACCTTAACCTCAAAACTCAGCATTTTCTCTTCCAATCAGCGAGCTGGCCTGCAGCTAACACCACTGAGGACTGCCCAATAGTTAAGCAGCCGACTGGATGattgataaaacattttacagcctAAAACCACAACAAGGAAACAAAACGCTGTATAGGGAAATGTGATTCAGACCATATGACAGATTATCCTCTTCCAAACTTTGAATAGgtgtatttgtatatttcaAACATACATTTCCCTTCAGTAGCAATTTTCCCCATTTATAAAAGTTTTCAAAATTGTATGGCAATCAAGACAGGCACAATGAGCAGCTGGACTTACAGGAGTGAGGAGCTCAGGGGTGGAGATGGGTGAGCTGTCACTGTTCAGCTTGATCCCACTGCCCAAGTCAAAATCACAGATCTTGACCGGGGAAATCTGGTAAAGACATACAAGTTCAGAATGATTCAAATTAATCTTTTAATTCTGTATAATATGTATGGAATATTTACATGTGGGACCAGATATTTCCACTGTCCTTTATCATTACCAAGGTTCATATCACAATCTTAAGAGTAATTTATCACACTTTATCACTACATTTGTTGCCCTTTGAACCATTTGAGCTCAAACATGTTTGCAGTTAACTCACCTTGTCTGCACTCTCACAGAGAATGTTTTCAGGTTTCAGGTCTCTATGTGCCATTCCtagaaaataatgaaagcaATCCATCAATCACTTTTCTTCATTAGTAAGATAAGGCCATAGTGTTGGGATgaaggaaaatgtatttttctatcatatcaacttaaaagaaaacaaagtcagacattttcaccagtgtaaagaaatgtaaaaatatggtCTAGTGTCTTTTGGGCAATCTAAATATTAATGTGAATATGCCCCATTTTAGCTATTGTAATGTGTAATATCAGTTCCTAACTGCTGTATCAAAACCCATTTCATGGTACACATATCAGTGGGGTTGTTGGGCCTTTTTGGAGATCATTAAAAGTGATTAAATTGCTTGCTATTTTGTAAAAGTGGTCTTACCCTTGTTATGCAAGAAATCTAGAGCGCTGGCGATGTCCTGCACGACAACACTGGCTTCCTGCTCACTGAAGTGCTGCCTCTTGTGAATGTGTGCCAAGACTGACCctaaaggggggggggtatcaGCTCTGTTTACAAgtctcacacaaacagaaacaactgGCTACAGCCCAGAGACAGGGATAATGCAATATAGGAATGttcacaaataacaaaaaggaTCTGATGCAGGCTTCCTACAGCAGCTATAATTCACTTACCTCCTCTGAGCTTTTCAAACACCAGGTAGAACTTGTCTTCCTCCTCAAAGAACTCCACCAGCTCTAGGATGTTccttcagaaaagaaaaaagcactATAAGCCAGTGGTAACCTCCAAAATTCGCTGAGTGAAAATTCCCTGTGATTTCTGCACTATAGACTAAGAGGACTAATAAGATGCAGCAAAAATTGGGTCACTCAGTCTGCAGTACTATCTCCATAAATTCATCAGGTGGCATTATGTTTAGCTGGTCATGACAGAAGGACATTACCTATGGCCCTGGCACTGGTAGAGCATTTCAACCTCACGGAAGACACGGCTGCGGCTGTGGCCTGGTCTTTTCTCAATGATCTGGAACAGAACAATGTAAAGGTTGAGCCACATTATCTAAAAATAGACCACTAAACATCTGTAACAGTCATATTTTCCACAGCAGTAGGCTGGAGGACAATTCTGTTAGTGCTCTGATGGCTGAAGAAAAACTGAGCCCATATGCAAGTTAATATTTGAGTGAAGGCCACCCCTTCACGCTGCACGACAAAACCCCATTAGTGGCCATGTTTACTGTAGAGCAGGCGGTATAGCCCAgattacatattacatatatacagtgCCCTATAACTGGTTACCCTCCAGACCAAACTTGAATTTTCCCTGCTTGCCAACATTTATCCCACCCTGTGACACAGTTGCAAGTATAGTTTAACCTACTTTCAGTGCTGCCTGCCAAAGCAGGGACATAGGAGAATGAGAATCACAGTCACCGCATCTCTATATTGTAAATCTTATATGTAAATCTTAAGTGCTTTTAAGGAGCCATTAAGCATTCCTTTGAAACATCCCATGAGCTAATCTAAAACTGTTTatgataacaacaaaaaatgctCTCTAAATATAACTTGCTGCCTGGAAATAAACCACCGAGGGGCCACCAGCTGCACGATGCCCTgccaaaagagacagaaagatagaCTGCTGACACCAAAGCAAAAGGCCTGAATTTTCCAGCCGTGGTCAGTTATTGTCTGCTTGGGAGGCTGTGCGTGTTTCTCTTCCTGGTAGCTGGATTACAGCTGCTATTGAAGCCCAGTGGGGCCAGAGTTGCAGTGTGTGTCTAGGATTAATGGACAGACAAGAGGCCTGTGAGCAGTCCAAAGCCTCTGCACTGTTCCAGTCTGAgtcagcagcacaaacaacCCCCAATCAGCTCACTTTCTCCTGATCACAACACAAACCTCCCACCCTGATAATGACATGCAGATAAAGAAGAAACTGTAAAACATAGCTGGAAAATGCATTATCAAAATGTTAAGTAGGTGGACAGTTATTTACGAGGTGCTAGATTTATGGTTGTTTCTCAAAATCACAGATCAGAAGCACAGTAGTCTATTGCAAAACAAGTCACTAAGCCACACTGCAGGTTCAAACATCAACTCAGGGTTGTGAAATAATACCTTTATGGCAAATTATTGTTAGGAAACCTTCAGATAGGCATGCACTGCACAGATTTCTGTGCGTCCTTGCTGCTGAGGCTTTTGTTGCAATTGCAACACAAGGGGCCCACACATCCAACTCACTCCTGtctggagggggaggggatAGACAGGACATCTGGCAAGAGCAGTCTGAGCCCCCTCCCGACTCCCAAATGACCTCCAATAACTGCAGACCCTCATGTCTCCTCCCCCAGACCTGCAAAGTCCCAAGGGATCTACCAAACCATCCCAGGGTAAACAATACCAACAGATTCTGGTCACATGAGAGAATCTGTCCTCCAATTCATCTGAAATATTAATTGGTATGATATGGACACTTGTGCTGTGGGGAACAAGCCTTCAACAGTCAACAGTTTGCTTCAAACTTTAGcagaaattaaacagaaaacagggaTTAATTGGGAGTAAAAAGATAGATGGGTGTTTATGTCCGGTGTCCTAGTGGGATTTGTGGCTTAAGGGCCAAGAACTTGCAATAGGTAAAACAAGCTCTTGTTGCACTTTGCTACACTTcagcaaagaaaaatatgtCGCAATGTTTTGTTCCTAAAAATGAGGAAATAAGCATTAtatataaaagcaaaaaaggaAGTCACCAGGAGTCAAGACATGTATTTACAAGTCCACACCGCAtttggagaggaaaaagaaaaaagtaaaactgtacTGAGCAAGAAGGAGAACAAAGCAGTGTAAACACCCTAGGTCACAACCCTCACCCAGCaacccctccttcctctctatGTGGGTTTTGTTTTGGCACAGTTGCCAGTACACAATGTTCTCACTACCAGCGTCCTCTGTAGGCAATAGGAGTAAAGAAAAGGGGTGGGTATATCCCTCCCAGCCTTCTGATAGGCTGACAAACTATAAAAACAGTGAGGGGAAGAGCCTGCTAACAGCAGCTAGTGTTGcacactcagaaaaaaaaggaaaaagcacaACACAGATGCAGC
This genomic interval carries:
- the mknk2b gene encoding MAP kinase-interacting serine/threonine-protein kinase 2b; the protein is MVQNKITEVTGFHRSFKGQNPFESEDFTKNGSHLIDSSFNFDSSSRHDMPSSQPIDIPDAKKRNKKKKRCRATDSFSGRFEDVYRLQEEVLGEGAYARVQTCINLITNKEYAVKIIEKRPGHSRSRVFREVEMLYQCQGHRNILELVEFFEEEDKFYLVFEKLRGGSVLAHIHKRQHFSEQEASVVVQDIASALDFLHNKGMAHRDLKPENILCESADKISPVKICDFDLGSGIKLNSDSSPISTPELLTPCGSAEYMAPEVVEAFSEEATIYDKRCDLWSLGVILYIMLSGYPPFVGRCGGDCGWELGEPCHTCQNTLFESIQEGKYEFPEKDWAHISSSAKDLISKLLVRDAKNRLSASQVLQHPWVQGGASDTLPTSILHQRTSNARDLTFFADKAMAVNRQLAEQDGMEDQQQQEAPFVVTATGSSMRLSPPSNSKLARRRQRGSQPKGGPVSAAELRQLLAPLVIVGDCA